AGTCCAAATCGATTTTCTACTTTTGCCTTTCCATAACACTTCATCTTTGAAGCACCTTTTCGATTTGCTTCAACAGTGTTCTCATACTCTAAATCAATTTCTGATTCCTTTGCATCTGGAAAAAATAATTTTAGAATTTGATTCTCTGGTAAAAGATATAAATCAGCTGACCTTCCGATGGCGAAAGGTTTTCCTAAACTCTCTTTAGTGAATTGAATGTTTTGTTTTTCCATACCCGATTTCCTTACTTTATGTATTTAAAATTGCAAAATTGTTTTGATTGGTCTTGTAGAGATTTTTAAAAACTTTAAAATTTCTATCGTAGATTGTTTTATGATTTGGATTCGGGATCCATTTGTCTTGGATAGGAATCATGGATTTGATATCTTCAAATTTTGGAATCATTCCAAGTCCGTATGCGACTATCGCTGCTGCACCCATCGCGCCAACGTTTTCTGGATGAACTACCCTTTCAATGGTTTTTCCTGTAATATCAGCTAACAACTGACAGATGAATCCTGACCTTGCCACTCCTCCCACAAAACGAATCGTATCCGATGTAGGGATTTTTTCATTGGAAAGTTCCAAAATCCAACGTTTATGAAAGAGGATTCCTTCTACCACGGAACGAATGAGAGTTCTTTTACCTGTTTGCAAACTAATGTTGAAGAAGATTCCTCTAGCTTTTGGGTCTTCAAAAGGACAACGGTTTCCATGCAACCAAGGTGTAAAAATCACACCTTGCGAACCAGGCTCTGTGTCCTTAATGGAATCAAACATAAACTCAAATAAACTTGCATATATGGCTTCTGGGCCATCCGTGATTTTCTTTTTTTCTAGATATAAATCAATTTCATCTAAGGCCAAATGGTCTTTGACCCATTGTAAACATTTCCCGGAAGTTTCTTGTTCTCCAAAGTAATTGTAATAACCTTCTCTCGCTCCAACGATAGAGGCGATCCTTGCTCCAATATCCACAGTTCTTTTTTTGGTAACAGTGGAGATCCATCCAGAAGTTCCTGCATAAATATGAGTGTCCCCCTCTTTGACAGCACCAGCACCCACACCTATGAGAGATGCATCGCCACCACCACCAAACACTGATATGTTTTCTTTTAGCCCTAAAAAATCGGCAGCTTCCTTTGTCAAACCACCTACCTTATCTGAAGAATTGACAATCTTCGGCAAATGATCCAACCTAACGCCGAATAACTTACATAAGAGGGGACTCCAATTACCTTTTCCCTTCCTTGAGTTGTATAAAAATGTAGCAAACGCAGAATCTCTTGTCATAACTGCAACGTTAGTACAACGAGCGATGAGAAATTCTTTTACATCCAACCACCACTTCGCTTTAGAAAATATTTCTGGTTCATTTTTTTCGACCCATTTGTATTTCCAAATTGGATCTTTGACACTGGCTGCCACGGCTCCTGTGATCCAAAGAGATAACAAAAGTTTTACGGCATTGATCCCTTCTATTTTTAAACCATGGACAATCCCTTCTTTCATTTCCAAAGTGGCCCTTTGGTCCATATAACTCATGGCAGGACGAACCACTTGAAATTCGGAATCCACAAGCACTAGGCCTTGCATCTGCGAACAAAAAGAAATCCCTTGGATGGAATCTGGATTGGTTTTGGATTCATTCAAAACTTGAGATGTGGTTTTTTTTAAAGCCAACCACCAATCCTCTGGGTTTTGTTCGGCCCCTCCGTTTTCAAGAAGTTGGATGGAGTATTCCAAACTGGCTGATTGGACAAGTTCCAAAGCATCTGACATCCGGAAGAGACATGTTTTGACTCCGGTAGTTCCAATATCATAAGTCAGTATGTATCCAGATTCCATGGTCACTCCATTCGCTCGATTTTCGCACACTCATGGTTTGGCCCGCCCTTAGAAAAACAGCCTTCCGGGGGTTTTTCGTTTTTCTCCAGGGAAAGGAAAAAAGTGAGTGATGACTCACAAAGATTCAGAATCATCGGCTCGGATGGCAATTCATTTTCCTTCGAGATCTCCCCTAAAGGGAATTTATTCCGAACGATTGGTTTCCATCCAAATCCATAACTTGCCAAAAAGGGAACTGAAATGAGCCAAAACCCTACCAAACTCTATCCATACCGCTGGGTTGTGCTTTTCGCCTATATAGTCATCACGGCAACCATTTGTTTGCAATGGTTGACCTATGCTCCCATTGCACGAGATGCCAAAGAGTTTTATCAAGTAAGTCCTATCCAAATCGATTTACTTTCTCTCGTTTTTCTTGGCGTTTTCGTTTTCATAGCAATTCCCGCCTCTTATGTGATCGATACTTATGGAATTAAAAAAGGAGTTGGTTTTGGTGCTGTATTAACAGGCGTTTGCGGGCTACTGAAAGGAATTTATGCAGCCGATTATACCATTGTGCTTCTTTGCCAAATAGGACTCGCAGTGGCCCAACCATTTCTTCTAAACGCAGTGACCAAAATTAGTGTTTTGTGGTTTCCCATCCAAGAAAGGGCCACCGCTGTCGCCCTCGGAACCTTAGCTCAATTCCTCGGAATCATTCTTGTGATGATCCTTACCCCTATTTTACTCCAAAATGGAAACTCCATCCCTGATGTGATGATGATGTATGGAATTGGTTCTGTGGTCTCTGCGATTCTATTTCTTACCCTCATCAAAGAAAAACCACCAACCTCTCCGAGTACCCATGGCGAAGACCACGAACTCACCTTTCAAGAAGGACTTCGTTTTTTATGGAAACAGAAAGATATGAGAAAAATTCTATTTTTGTTTCTCATTGGTCTTGGGGTTTTTAATGCTGTGAGTACTTGTATTGATCAAATCTGCGAAATCAAAGGCCTGAATATCGACGAATCAGGGTTAGTTGGCGGGGTGATGTTGATTTCTGGAATCATCGGTGGAGTGATCATTCCTCCCCTCTCAGACAAATTACAAAAACGAAAGTTATTCCTGATCGTTGCCATGGCTGGATTTTTAGTGGGCCTCAGTTTATTTGTATTGTTCCAAGGATTTATATTCTTACTCGTTGGATCGATTGTGATTGGATTTTTTCTATTGGGAATTGGGGCACCGATTGGATTTCAATACTGTGCAGAGATTACTTCACCAGCACCAGAATCCACTTCGCAAGGTTTACTCCTCCTTGTGGGACAAGTCTCAGGCATATTCTTTATCTTAGGACTTAACTTTTTTGGAATGATTTCCTTTTTATACATCCTTCTCTTTCTATCCCTGATCAATTTGATTCTGGTATTTTGGTTAAAAGAATCTCCGTTTATGGAATCTTAGGCTAAGGTATAAGGAATCAAGCGGTGAAGGGGAAACGAAGTTCGCCTCGTTTGATTCGGAAAATGAAGTGGTAGTGATTCAGCAATTTTGATAGATTAAATCACTAAAAAAGAAGTTATGGAATTGTATCTAGACAGATGTTTTGCAGTTAGAAATACGAAACAACCAAAAGGAATCTGAATATATAAACCCATGAGAATGTTTTGATTTCCGGAAGATAACCCGTAAGATAAATTGATCAGTATATCCAGGATCATAATGATAACAGCTAGAAAAACAGCGAATTTGTAAGAAAAGAAAAACAAAAAAATGACTAGAGGATCGAGAATCAGTAGTGAAGTCCAAAAGGCATTCCATAAGAACGGTGCAAAAGTATAACCAAAAAAACCTAACTTCACCATATCCATCGCATGGGAAATGGTTCCAATACCAAATCCAATCATATAGATTGTTATGAGTAATTGATTTTTTTTATTCCAATAATAGTTTGGCATGTTTTGCGAAAATTCTTATTTCAACTTACTCACTTTGATCTCTTGTATAATTTCTGCAGTCACTTGCACCAAACTCGCTTCAATTTGTTTGGAAAGTAAATCCAGATCATTAAAATTAGGTTTTTCAATGAGGACAGCTTCCAGAATGGAATACTGTGGTTTGGTGGTTCTATTTTTGTTCCACTTTGTATTTTTAAAATACTCCCAATACCTTTCCTGAATGGGTATGGTCTGTCCCAAAAGCCAAACTTCAAATTGCATTTTCGGATGGTTTAAGACAAGGCCCATTTTTAATTTTCTATCTTTTAAGAATTTGTTCGAGTAATAGAAATAGGTATAGTCCATATATCCCTGAAACAAACTTCCAAAAGCGTAACTTTTGGAAAGGTTCTTGGATAGAGTTGTACCAAGTTTAGTTACATATTTCACAAGGCCGGCATAGGCTTCTTGGATTTCCCCGATTTGGAGCTGCTTTTTGTATGAATTTACACAATCATTAAATTGTTTCATTAATTTGTCTTTTTTCCTAACCACCTGGCACAAGTTATAGTATCTTACAAAATAGAACCGAACTTTCCATTGTTATCCGAAATGGTTCTCATAGATCAAAACAGTTTCAATTTCTATAAAATTTCGAACAAAAGCAATATTTTCTTTCTGGAAAAAAGGAACGTGCCTATCATCATGAGCAATCCCTAAAAAATGAAATCCAAACTGGCTCGCCGATTCATAATCTGCAGGTGAATCACCTATATAGACAATTTCATTCTTATCGATATTTTCTATATTTAATAATGAAAAAATTGGCTCAAAGACCTTTGGATTGGGTTTATGAACCTCTGTGTGTTCTGAGCCCTGAATTTGCAGAAACAATTTTGTATTGATTTGTAGTTCATTCAACTCGCGAAGAACAACCTTCTCACTTGATGAAGTTACAATTCCAAATTTAAAGGAGTCTTGATATTTACTGATAAAGTCAAAAGCATTTGAATGGGGAACATTCCAATCTTTCTTTGAATATTCTATATAAAGACTCCAAAGGGAATCGATATCCTTAGAAAATCTCCCAAACAGTTTGAGTAAAAATGCTTCCGCAGGAAGTCCCCAGGCCTCATCAATTTCTGTTTCTGTGATCTTGGAGTTAAAAATCTCTTTCGATAGTTTATAGATCGTGGTGTAACGAGTCTTTCGTGTTTGGACCAAAGTGTCATCGTAATCAAATATTATTGCTTTGATCATATTATCAAAATATTCCCTATTGTACCACTTTAGCGCAAGTCTACCCAATTCTCCCTATCCACCGAGTGCTCTGCGGATCACCTTCATTACACCAGCTACAACTTCTTCATCTCTTTCAAACACATCTTCCCCAAGATAGATCTTCATTCGTTCTTTATAATATACAGTGGAATAAGAAAACTGTAAGGTCATAAAGATACTATCGAGTAAAAAAGCAGACAAGTTGCTATCCACTTCGGAGGAAATGTTACCTTCACTTTTTGCAAGACTTATCATCTCAATATAACATTTTGCAGACAAAGATTCAAGTTCTCCCGAAAGACGAGTGATGAGCTCATAGTTACTTTCTGTAGTCATCTCATTATAGAGGCGAATGATGTCTTGGTTGATGCGAGAATGGGTTTGGATGATGCGTATGATCTTTTCTATTTTTCCAAACAAATCCAAATCCATGGAAAGAACTGATTCCAAAGTTTTTTCTAACTGCGTGATTCCATGATCCACTACGGTTAAGAAAAAATCTTCCTTGGTTTCAAAGTATTTATAGAGAGAACCAACACTAATCCCTGCTTTTTGAGCAATGGTATTGGTATTGGCACTTGTAAATCCGCGGTTGGCGAATTCTGAAATGGCTATGGTTAAAATCCGGTTCCTCTTTTCTTCAGAAATCCGCTCAAAACTATCATTAAAATGCTTGGTTACCATACTCCGTCCCCGTCCAATAAACTAGATAAGGCTAAAATTTCTCCAGGAAATTTATCTAAATTTCTAAAGAATCAGCCAATCTCGAACTATTTTATAAATTCCTTCTTGACAATGAGTGATGACTCACTCATTGTCAAGAAAAAAGACCCGGAAGAGGAAAGATTATATGGCCCAAGGCTTTTCCATGAACGAATACCCCAATGTAGACCAAATCTACAAAGACCTAAGGAAATTAATTTCCCTTCCTATCCGCTCCATCCGCAAAGACGCGATGGAGGACATCATCCATAATTACTTCGATAAAAAATGCAGTAAATCCAAAGCGATGATCACCAAAGCTTCGGAATACATTCCAGGCGGAGTCCAACACAATCTTTCATTCAACCATCCCTTCCCTCTTGTTTTTACAAAAGCATCCGGTGCTTATTTATATGATTTGGATGGAAACAAATACATCGATTTTTTACAAGCGGGCGGGCCAACTGTACTTGGAAGTAATCCTACTTCAGTTCGTAAAAAAGTCATTGAACTATTAGATACAACAGGACCTGTCACTGGTCTCTTTCATGAATACGAATATAAGTTAGCTGAGAAGATTGTAGAGTTAGTTCCTTCAGTAGAAATGTTTCGGATGTTAGGTTCTGGAACCGAAGCTTGTATGGCATCCATTCGAGTGGCAAGGCTTGCGACAAAGAAAAAAAACATCGTAAAGATGGGTGGTGCCTATCACGGTTGGAGTGACCAATTGGCATATGGGCTACGAATACCAGGAACAAGACACTTCGAAGCCAACGGAGTTCCTAAATCCATTTTCAAATACACACAAGAATTTTATCCGAACGATTTGCACTCTTTGGAATCCGTACTCAAACGAAATCGATTTCGTGGTGGAACAGCAGCCGTTCTCATTGAACCAGTAGGCCCAGAAAGTGGAACAAGACCACTAGACTTCGACTTCAACAAGGGAGTGAGAGAACTTTGCAACAAGTATGGTGCCCTTCTTATCTTTGATGAAGTGGTGACCGCTTTCCGTATTGGTCTCAGTGGGGCCCAAGGATACTTTGGTGTGGATCCTGACCTAACTATTTTTGGTAAGGTGGTTGCCGGTGGATATCCATCCGCAGGAGGCCTTGGTGGTAAAAAAGAATTTATGAAATATGTTTCTGCAGGACTTCAAACCGGCACCAAAAAGGCGTTAATCGGGGGAACGATGGCAGCAAACCCACTCAGTTCCGCTGCAGGTTACTTTACCCTTTGTGAAATGGAAAAAACAGGGGCTCTTGAAAAATCAGGAAGGGCTGGTGACCGCCTAACAAAAGGATTGCAAAAACTAATCAAAAAGTATGATCTTCCTTTTGTTGCTTTCAACCAAGGTTCCATTTGCCACTTGGAGACAGTAGGGACTATGTTACTCGATATCAATATCAAGAAATTCTGGACCATCAAAAAAACCATCGCGGAAGCCCATAAAAGAAAACACGCCATGGAAGAGATGGGAGCCGCCTATATGTCAGAAGGTCTTGTGACTCTTGCAGGTAGCAGGCTTTATACAAGTGCTTCCGATACAGATGCCGTGATTGATGATGCCCTAAAAAGGTTTGAACGAGTGTTTCAAAAAGTGGAAGGTGTGGCTTAAGTAGAAAACCAATCAAAACGGTAATCTTTCCCTAGGTTTACTGTTACTGATTTCTATAGGAATCTAAATTCTAAATCTCACCCTTTTCCCGCCAAACAAGGCTGTGGATTGGGTGGGTTTTTCCTATCGGATCCTCCGATTCCTTAAATCCAATCGGAATCCCCCTTAATTTCATTCTCTCGTCGAAAAGTACTTGTACATTTCAGGAGAATCATGGCATTATGTCTCAAATCACGACGAGGCCCGTACTATGCCTGAACCACTGCAAAAAATCATCGATAATCTCAAAGAGTTATTCAACAAACTCGATAAAACCAAAAAAATGATTTTGGGTGGTGTGCTCGCCGTTGTGGTGGTGGCAGTCATCATCCTCTCCAACGTCTCGTCCCAAAGAAACCGAGTCGTACTCTTTAAGGATCTCGATTCCAAAGACTTCTCTGAGGTCACAAAAAAACTAGATGCCCTTGGTTACTCTTATGGATCCAGTGAAACAAGCCTAATCACAGTAGACCCTGAACAAAGGCAAGAGATCGTCACCAAACTCGCGCAAGAGAATTTGATTCCTGCAGGTGTGACTGGTTGGGAACTTTTTGATATTGAAAAGTTTACCGAAACCCAATTTGACAAAGACATCAAAAAATATCGAGCTCTGAAAGGTGCGATTGAAAAATCACTCAATACCTTAAGGCCAATTGAAAGATCCGATGTGAACATTGCGATTCCCGAAGGAGATCTTTTTGAATCCAACTCTTATCCTGTAAAAGCCAGTGTGATCTTACACTTCAAACCTGGTGTTGAGGGAATGAGTAAAAAAGAAATCAAAGGGATTGTCAACTTAGTCGCACGTGCGGTTCCCAAATTAAAACCTGAAAACGTAAGTGTGGCCGACCCTGACGGAAAAATCATTTCTGATTTTGAAGAAGATTTAGAAAAAGAAAGATTAGAACTTCGAATTGTTCAAGAAAAATTAAGAATTGAAGAAGAAGAACGTGTAAAACGTCTCATCGACATTCGCAACACCTTACGTTGGTATTTGGGTGGGGAAGATCGAGTGGACATCACTCGTTTTGAATATTCATTTAACTGGGACCAAGAGTCCTTAACAGAAAACGAAGTATTGCCTGTCGTTGCCGAAGAAGATAACCCTGATACTCCATATAACGAAAGGAAGTTGGTAGATGGATATTCGTTAAAAGTATCTTCCAAAGAAACTAAAGAATCTTTTAAAGGTCGTGGGTTTACACCTGACGGTCCTGCAGGAACCGAACCAAACCTTCCTCCTGGATACAAAGACACAGACTACCAAAAAGCAGAATATTCTAAAGACGAAAATATCAATAACTACGAATTTAACAAACGAGTGAAAGACATCAAACGACAACCATGGAAAATTGAAAAGATCGGACTTTCTGTTGTCGTAGATGGTGTTTGGGAACGTAAAGAAAGAGAAGATGGATTAGGGTATGATAGAAAATACATTCCTGTTGCCGAAAATGATCTAAAACTTGTTCGTAAAAACTTAGAAGCAGCAATTGGTTACACAAGATCACGTGGTGACCAAATCAGTGTCATTACCATTCCCAAAGATAGAACCGAACAGTTCCGCGCTGAAGATGAAGAGTTTCAAAAACAAAGAGCCATTCGAAATATGGTCATCGCTTCTCTTGTAATTTTGATCCTACTCATTCTTGCAATTCTTGTGTATCGAGCGATCAAAAAAGAAATCGCAAGAAGAAGAAGACTCAGAGAAGAAGAACTTGCAGCGCAACAACAAATGATGCGAGAAGCTGCACTTCGCGTGATGGACGAAGGGGGAGCGGAAGTCGAACTCTCCCTCGACGAAAAACTCAGACGCGAGTTACTGGAAAATGCAATCAACCTGGCAAAAGAAAAACCAGAAGATGTGGCTCAGTTACTCCGCACTTGGCTTGCTGAGGAAGAACAAACTTAAATTAGGCTTCGTTTTTCCAACGGATGTTGGCACCATTGGAGATCCGGGAATATACTTCCCGGAAATACTGGTTAGGTGCCTTTCCATCCGGATCTTGCGAATAACGAGGTCTTAGGCGATGCACAAAATACATATCCAAATCCCCTTTATTTTTTCCGTGGATTTTCCCTCTATACTCTGTGATAAAAAAATACTTCACTAGATCATAAGTCTCTTTAGATACATTGATTTTTCCTGTTTCGCCACCAGACTCCATTCGCGAAGCTGTATTGACAGTATCTCCCCAAATGTCATAAGCAAATTTAAACCGACCTACAACTCCGGCAACCACAGGACCTGTATGAAGCCCAAGTCTCAGTTCCCAAAAAGGCAAACCCAGTGTAGTTTTAATTTCTTTTAATTGGTTCATGAAACTTTGAATCTCGAGAGCCGCCAAACAAGCGTCAATGGCACTGGTTCTTGTTTCCACGGGAACTCCACCCGCACACATATAACTATCCCCGATAGTTTTTAGTTTTTCTAAATTGTTTCTTAGAATAATTTCATCAAACTGCGTAAAACAGGCATCGAGTTCTTCAATGAGACTTTGTTCATCCATTCCTTCGGCAACTTTCGTAAATCCTTTGAAATCAGTGAATAATACAGTTACATTTTCAATTCTTGTGGGAGTGACGCTACCTTTAAGTTTTAATTCTTGGGCTACTTTATATGGCAAAATGTTGAGAAGTAATTTCTCTGATTCTTCCATAGCTTCTTCTGCTTTATCTTGGGCAATCAGAGCTTTTTCTCTTTCTTCATCCGCTTTTTGTTTTTCTAAATCTAACAAAAAATAACTAATATCTAATTCTTCGGCCAGTGGACGTGACATGATGTACACTACAAGGTAGTTAAACAAAACCAGAGGCAATACAATCATGGTTAGATGGAATGCCGATTCCCCCACTCCATATTGTTCCCTAATGAGCGGGAAATACAAAATGGCAGCAATGGCCATGGTAATGAGCCCCAAGTTTGCCAATCGTTGGCTCAGTTGGATTGTCCGTCCTTCCAAAGACAAAGCACCATGACGAAGCACCGCATAACCAAGTAAAAACGCGGGAACAAATTGAAAATCTGCTAAAGGATAAATTGGAAATCCATGACTAGGAAGTAGTGCTGCTAAAAGTAAAATCGCAGACAATAAAAAGGAACCAATGATCCATTTCGAAGCAAAGTTGATATAACCTTTGTTTCGAATGAACGTAAATAAAACTAAGATCAGAGCAATGGCACCGTTTGCTCCCACGAGTAATTCTGCAGGTCCACCATGATGCACTCTGGACCATGGATAATCAAAATAACCCACAAATAAATAAGGAGATGGGGCAAGCACAGCTGCTGTCACACAAAGGAAGTCTATGACTTGGATCCATATTGGTGATTTTTGTCCAATCGCCTCAAATACTAAACGAACCATGATGCTCGGTGCAAAGGCAAAAGCAACAAAGGTCATCTGAGAAATTCTAAGTTGCACCACATACGATATGTTTAACTTCAAAGGAACCGATTGGATGACATAGAAACCTGTTAGAATCAATGCAAAAGCACAAAGTTGGTTGATCCTTGCGGATGGATTGGCACCTGCCACGATGATGGATAGAAATACGGCACCAAACACAGAGACTACGGGAGGGATACCCCAAGGATACCATTTTGCCGATTCATAAGCATCAGGGGAAAGCCCAAAGGAAACGCCAAAAGAAATAAAAATCAAAACAAAAGATAATAGTGCAAATAGGAAATAAAACATTCCATTCTTTTGAAACAACAACTCATTAACGTCAAAAAAGTCGGATCGAAACACTCCGTATGCAACAAGTAACATTGGAATGAATAAAAAGAACCCTCCCGGATACACTTTAAAACCTAAAATACTCGGTGCGTTTAATGTAGTGAGTAAAAATAATAAATTTACCCCATGAAATAATGTTAGGTGGTAGTGTTTTCGAATGTATTGGTAGTGTTTGATAAACGAAGGCAAAATCAAAAGAAAGTATCCTAGTGGCGCCAAAATTCCCCAAGGACGGACATAAGAACTTCCTCTCGGATACTTCCCAAAAGTAAATTCAAAGACTGTAGTTTCAAAACCCTTACCGATTAGAACTCCAAAATACAAAACAAAACTAGCAAACCAACAAAGATAAGAATAATACAATAACAACTTACTCTGTTTCCCAGTCATATGGTAGGCCATATAAAATGCAGTGGGAGCTAGTGGAGCCACAAGAAAGTAGAGTAGATCATTCC
This portion of the Leptospira terpstrae serovar Hualin str. LT 11-33 = ATCC 700639 genome encodes:
- a CDS encoding MFS transporter: MSQNPTKLYPYRWVVLFAYIVITATICLQWLTYAPIARDAKEFYQVSPIQIDLLSLVFLGVFVFIAIPASYVIDTYGIKKGVGFGAVLTGVCGLLKGIYAADYTIVLLCQIGLAVAQPFLLNAVTKISVLWFPIQERATAVALGTLAQFLGIILVMILTPILLQNGNSIPDVMMMYGIGSVVSAILFLTLIKEKPPTSPSTHGEDHELTFQEGLRFLWKQKDMRKILFLFLIGLGVFNAVSTCIDQICEIKGLNIDESGLVGGVMLISGIIGGVIIPPLSDKLQKRKLFLIVAMAGFLVGLSLFVLFQGFIFLLVGSIVIGFFLLGIGAPIGFQYCAEITSPAPESTSQGLLLLVGQVSGIFFILGLNFFGMISFLYILLFLSLINLILVFWLKESPFMES
- a CDS encoding TetR/AcrR family transcriptional regulator: MVTKHFNDSFERISEEKRNRILTIAISEFANRGFTSANTNTIAQKAGISVGSLYKYFETKEDFFLTVVDHGITQLEKTLESVLSMDLDLFGKIEKIIRIIQTHSRINQDIIRLYNEMTTESNYELITRLSGELESLSAKCYIEMISLAKSEGNISSEVDSNLSAFLLDSIFMTLQFSYSTVYYKERMKIYLGEDVFERDEEVVAGVMKVIRRALGG
- a CDS encoding HAD family hydrolase; the encoded protein is MIKAIIFDYDDTLVQTRKTRYTTIYKLSKEIFNSKITETEIDEAWGLPAEAFLLKLFGRFSKDIDSLWSLYIEYSKKDWNVPHSNAFDFISKYQDSFKFGIVTSSSEKVVLRELNELQINTKLFLQIQGSEHTEVHKPNPKVFEPIFSLLNIENIDKNEIVYIGDSPADYESASQFGFHFLGIAHDDRHVPFFQKENIAFVRNFIEIETVLIYENHFG
- a CDS encoding DUF7000 family protein is translated as MKQFNDCVNSYKKQLQIGEIQEAYAGLVKYVTKLGTTLSKNLSKSYAFGSLFQGYMDYTYFYYSNKFLKDRKLKMGLVLNHPKMQFEVWLLGQTIPIQERYWEYFKNTKWNKNRTTKPQYSILEAVLIEKPNFNDLDLLSKQIEASLVQVTAEIIQEIKVSKLK
- the fliF gene encoding flagellar basal-body MS-ring/collar protein FliF, with the protein product MPEPLQKIIDNLKELFNKLDKTKKMILGGVLAVVVVAVIILSNVSSQRNRVVLFKDLDSKDFSEVTKKLDALGYSYGSSETSLITVDPEQRQEIVTKLAQENLIPAGVTGWELFDIEKFTETQFDKDIKKYRALKGAIEKSLNTLRPIERSDVNIAIPEGDLFESNSYPVKASVILHFKPGVEGMSKKEIKGIVNLVARAVPKLKPENVSVADPDGKIISDFEEDLEKERLELRIVQEKLRIEEEERVKRLIDIRNTLRWYLGGEDRVDITRFEYSFNWDQESLTENEVLPVVAEEDNPDTPYNERKLVDGYSLKVSSKETKESFKGRGFTPDGPAGTEPNLPPGYKDTDYQKAEYSKDENINNYEFNKRVKDIKRQPWKIEKIGLSVVVDGVWERKEREDGLGYDRKYIPVAENDLKLVRKNLEAAIGYTRSRGDQISVITIPKDRTEQFRAEDEEFQKQRAIRNMVIASLVILILLILAILVYRAIKKEIARRRRLREEELAAQQQMMREAALRVMDEGGAEVELSLDEKLRRELLENAINLAKEKPEDVAQLLRTWLAEEEQT
- a CDS encoding adenylate/guanylate cyclase domain-containing protein encodes the protein MESYPLIYFVKPEGIISDWEYFWYQIPYGAPGILTFFVGLFLSYFAFQKFRKSDDENRFFHLNLTISFISFGTVGLVLTTRAWIQDVNTLVFWNDLLYFLVAPLAPTAFYMAYHMTGKQSKLLLYYSYLCWFASFVLYFGVLIGKGFETTVFEFTFGKYPRGSSYVRPWGILAPLGYFLLILPSFIKHYQYIRKHYHLTLFHGVNLLFLLTTLNAPSILGFKVYPGGFFLFIPMLLVAYGVFRSDFFDVNELLFQKNGMFYFLFALLSFVLIFISFGVSFGLSPDAYESAKWYPWGIPPVVSVFGAVFLSIIVAGANPSARINQLCAFALILTGFYVIQSVPLKLNISYVVQLRISQMTFVAFAFAPSIMVRLVFEAIGQKSPIWIQVIDFLCVTAAVLAPSPYLFVGYFDYPWSRVHHGGPAELLVGANGAIALILVLFTFIRNKGYINFASKWIIGSFLLSAILLLAALLPSHGFPIYPLADFQFVPAFLLGYAVLRHGALSLEGRTIQLSQRLANLGLITMAIAAILYFPLIREQYGVGESAFHLTMIVLPLVLFNYLVVYIMSRPLAEELDISYFLLDLEKQKADEEREKALIAQDKAEEAMEESEKLLLNILPYKVAQELKLKGSVTPTRIENVTVLFTDFKGFTKVAEGMDEQSLIEELDACFTQFDEIILRNNLEKLKTIGDSYMCAGGVPVETRTSAIDACLAALEIQSFMNQLKEIKTTLGLPFWELRLGLHTGPVVAGVVGRFKFAYDIWGDTVNTASRMESGGETGKINVSKETYDLVKYFFITEYRGKIHGKNKGDLDMYFVHRLRPRYSQDPDGKAPNQYFREVYSRISNGANIRWKNEA
- a CDS encoding xylulokinase; protein product: MESGYILTYDIGTTGVKTCLFRMSDALELVQSASLEYSIQLLENGGAEQNPEDWWLALKKTTSQVLNESKTNPDSIQGISFCSQMQGLVLVDSEFQVVRPAMSYMDQRATLEMKEGIVHGLKIEGINAVKLLLSLWITGAVAASVKDPIWKYKWVEKNEPEIFSKAKWWLDVKEFLIARCTNVAVMTRDSAFATFLYNSRKGKGNWSPLLCKLFGVRLDHLPKIVNSSDKVGGLTKEAADFLGLKENISVFGGGGDASLIGVGAGAVKEGDTHIYAGTSGWISTVTKKRTVDIGARIASIVGAREGYYNYFGEQETSGKCLQWVKDHLALDEIDLYLEKKKITDGPEAIYASLFEFMFDSIKDTEPGSQGVIFTPWLHGNRCPFEDPKARGIFFNISLQTGKRTLIRSVVEGILFHKRWILELSNEKIPTSDTIRFVGGVARSGFICQLLADITGKTIERVVHPENVGAMGAAAIVAYGLGMIPKFEDIKSMIPIQDKWIPNPNHKTIYDRNFKVFKNLYKTNQNNFAILNT
- a CDS encoding aspartate aminotransferase family protein codes for the protein MAQGFSMNEYPNVDQIYKDLRKLISLPIRSIRKDAMEDIIHNYFDKKCSKSKAMITKASEYIPGGVQHNLSFNHPFPLVFTKASGAYLYDLDGNKYIDFLQAGGPTVLGSNPTSVRKKVIELLDTTGPVTGLFHEYEYKLAEKIVELVPSVEMFRMLGSGTEACMASIRVARLATKKKNIVKMGGAYHGWSDQLAYGLRIPGTRHFEANGVPKSIFKYTQEFYPNDLHSLESVLKRNRFRGGTAAVLIEPVGPESGTRPLDFDFNKGVRELCNKYGALLIFDEVVTAFRIGLSGAQGYFGVDPDLTIFGKVVAGGYPSAGGLGGKKEFMKYVSAGLQTGTKKALIGGTMAANPLSSAAGYFTLCEMEKTGALEKSGRAGDRLTKGLQKLIKKYDLPFVAFNQGSICHLETVGTMLLDINIKKFWTIKKTIAEAHKRKHAMEEMGAAYMSEGLVTLAGSRLYTSASDTDAVIDDALKRFERVFQKVEGVA